From the genome of bacterium:
GTTTTTTGGATTTCCATATCTTCCTTTGTTCTTTCTATTCTCTTTTCTATATACCCAGCTTTTTTTGCTTCAAAGATTAGCCTTTCTGATGCACTAAGGGAGGAATAAAAGGAAGTCAGAAGTAAAGGAGTTTTGCCGAAAAATTTCTGTTGTACTGCACTATAACATTAATTTTTTGCTACTAAAGAGAAACAACTATTAAAAACTTATGTTACATAGCACTATTACAAAATAGAAAGATACTTTTCTAGCTCATATTCTGTAACCTGAATCCGGTATTCTTCCCATTCCTTTTTCTTTAGCTCAATGAACCTTGGAAAGACATGATTTCCTAATGTCTTTTTAACAAGCTCGCTTTTTTCTGCGATTACAACTGCCTCACCTAGGCTTCCTGGTAATGAGGAAATCCCTAATTCTTTTCTTTCCTCATCGCTTAAATGATAAAGGTTTTTCTCCATTGGTTCTTCTAATTCATATCCATTCTCTATTCCATCCAATCCAGCATTCAACATAACAGCAAATGTAAGGTATGGATTACAGGCAGGATCTGGGCATCTTAGCTCTGCCCGTGTTGACTGCTCTTTCCCTGGATGATAGACGGGAATTCTAATTAGAGCTGACCTATTCCTATTGCTCCAGGCAATATAAACAGGTGCCTCATAGCCAGGGACAAGCCTCTTGTAAGAATTTACCCATTGGGCAAAAACAGCGGACATCTCCTTTGCATGCTTTAATTGGCCTGCAATGAATCTCTTGGCAATATCTGTTAGATGGTATTTGTCGTCCTTATCAAAAAAGGCATTTTTTTCTCCTTTAAATAAAGATTGATGTGTATGCATTCCAGAGCCATTCTGGCCAAATATAGGCTTTGGCATAAATGTTGCATAGACACCAAATTTTTGGGCTATTTCTTTTACTACCAGGCGATAGGTCATAACATTGTCTGCCATCTGCAAAGCATCACAAAACCTCATATCAATCTCATGTTGGCTTTGACCTACCTCATGGTGGCTATACTCTATATCTATTCCCATTGCCTCTAGGGCAAGAATTGTTTCCCTCCTTAAATCACTTCCTGCATCAAGGGTTGTTAAGTCAAAATATCCTCCCTTATCAAGAACCTCTGTGGAATCAGATGAATTAAAATAGAAATATTCAAGCTCTGGTCCAATATAGTAATGGTCAAAACCAATCTTTCTCATTCTATCCAATGCCCTTTTTAAGACATACCTTGGGTCTCCCTCATACGCCTTCCCTCCTGGGATTAAAATATCACAGAACATCCTTGCCACAGCATCTTCTTTTGGCATCCAGGGAAGCAATTGAAATGTCTCACAATCTGGCATTGCAATCATATCGCTCTCCTCAATATCCTGATAACCTGTAATAGATGAGCCATCAAAGCCCATTCCATTTTCTAATGCCCGCTCAAGCTCTTTGTCTGTTATGGCAAAGCTCTTTAATTGCCCAACAATAT
Proteins encoded in this window:
- the glnA gene encoding type I glutamate--ammonia ligase — translated: MKTKDDILKLVKENRVKFIRLWFTDIVGQLKSFAITDKELERALENGMGFDGSSITGYQDIEESDMIAMPDCETFQLLPWMPKEDAVARMFCDILIPGGKAYEGDPRYVLKRALDRMRKIGFDHYYIGPELEYFYFNSSDSTEVLDKGGYFDLTTLDAGSDLRRETILALEAMGIDIEYSHHEVGQSQHEIDMRFCDALQMADNVMTYRLVVKEIAQKFGVYATFMPKPIFGQNGSGMHTHQSLFKGEKNAFFDKDDKYHLTDIAKRFIAGQLKHAKEMSAVFAQWVNSYKRLVPGYEAPVYIAWSNRNRSALIRIPVYHPGKEQSTRAELRCPDPACNPYLTFAVMLNAGLDGIENGYELEEPMEKNLYHLSDEERKELGISSLPGSLGEAVVIAEKSELVKKTLGNHVFPRFIELKKKEWEEYRIQVTEYELEKYLSIL